The Pelecanus crispus isolate bPelCri1 unplaced genomic scaffold, bPelCri1.pri SCAFFOLD_405, whole genome shotgun sequence genome contains the following window.
ACATtgggggacatttggggacgcTGGGGACGTTTGGGGACGGTTTCGGAGACGTCGGGGGACATTGGGGGCCATTTGGGGATGGGTTTGGATGGTtttggggacatttggggacgcTGGGGCCATTTGGGGACGGTtttggggacatttggggacatttggggacgctggggacatttggggacggTTTCGGAGACGTCGGGGGACATTGGGGGCCATTtggggccggcggggagggctTCGCCTACTTTTGAGGAAGGCGGCGAGGTCGTAGAGCGCGCGGTCGTCGGAGCTGCCGTCCCAGCGCGGCAGCGCCAGCCCGTTGTAGGGCTGGAGGCAGAAGGCTTCTCGCCGGCaatccaccaccaccaccttggCCGGGTCTCGGTTGAGGCAGGAAATATCCTGGCGGAGGGGACCCgaaaaaaggggggtgggggggctggtgGAGGGGCTTCGGGGACCCCGAAATctccgccggccccgccgcccccggcaccTTGACGTGGCGGCCGTCCATGTAGCGGGTGGCGTCGCGGAAAAGGCGGTAGGAGACGAAACCGTGGGGGTCCACGCTGTCGATGAGGGGGAACGCCGTCTGCGGGGGGAGAAAAGGGTTTGGGGGAGAGGGcggggggcaccctgggggggtggggcacCCCCATAGCGGGGGGGTGTCGCGCTCACCATGCCGGTTTCGGAGGTGAAGACGACGATTTCGTAAAGAGGCGCGAGCTGTTGCAGGAGGTTCTCGATGCCCGGGCGTTTTTTGAAACGCCAACCGGTGACGAGCTGGGTTTTTTGGAAGGGGTGCGGAAAGGTGACGCGGGGCGGGGCAGCAATtaggggggggcggggggggaaattTGGGGGTCGCTCACCGACCACTCCGGGTGCAGCAGGACGTCGGTGAGCTCGATGACGAGGGTGTAGGGGGGCTGGTAGTAGGGCTCGCGTAAGGGGTCCGGGAGTAATTTGGGGCTGGTGGGTTCGATGATCAtctggggggggcggggagggaaaggggtggAGAGCCCCCCCAAAAATGGGGACATGAAGAGGGGGAGAGGGCGGCTGCGCCGGCGGAAGGCGCCCAGAATGGGAGGAAAGCCGCCAAAATGGGGAAAAGCCTCCGCAAAATGGGGAAAAGCCTCCGCAAAATGGGGAAAAGCCCcccaaaatgggaaaaagcctccgcaaaatggggaaaagcccccccaaaatgggaaaaagcctccccaaaatggggaaaagcctccccaaaatgggaaaaagcctccgcaaaatggggaaaagcccccccaaaatgggaaaaagcctccgcaaaatggggaaaagcccccccaaaatgggaaaaagccTCCGCAAAATGGGAAAAGCCTCCCCAAAATGGGAGGAggcccccccaaaatgggaggAGGCCCCTCAAAATGGGAGGAAGGCCCCTCAAAATGGGAAGGAACCCCCCAAAAGGGAGGaagcccccccccaaaatgggaggAAGGCCCCTCAAAATGGGAGGAAGGCCCCTCAAAATGGGaagaaaccccccaaaaatggGAAGAAACCCCCCAAAAGGGAGGAAGCCCCCTCAAAATGGAGGaagcccccccaaaatgggaggaagcccccccaaaatgggaggaagcccccccaaaatgggaggAAGGCCCCTCAAAATGGAAGGAAGCCCCCCCAAAATGAGAAGACAACCCCCAAAATGGGAGGAAGCCCCCCCGAAATGGGAAGAAGGCCCCCCAAAATGGGAAGAAGCCCCCTCAAAATTGAAGGAAGCCCCCCCAAAATGAGAAGATAACCCCCAAAATGGGAGGAAGCCCCCCAAAATGGGAGGAAGCCCCCTCAAAATGGAAGGAAGCCCCCCCAAAATGAGAAGACAACCCCCAAAATGGGAGGaagcccccccaaaatgggaggAAGCCCCCCAAAATGGGAGGAAGGCCCCTCAAAATGGAAGGAAGCCCCCCCAAAATGAGAAGACAACCCCCAAAATGGGAGGaagcccccccaaaatgggaaGAAGGCCCCCCAAAATGGGAAGAAGCCCCCTCAAAATGGAAGGAAGACCCCTCAAAATGGAAGGAAGCCCCCCCAAAATGAGAAGACAACCCCCAAAATGGGAGGaagcccccccaaaatgggaaGAAGGCCCCCCAAAATGGGAAGAAGCCCCCTCAAAATGGAAGGAAGACCCCTCAAAATGGAAGGAAGCCCCCCAAAATGAGAAGACAACCCCCAAAATGGGAGGAAGCCCCCCCGAAATGGGAAGAAGGCCCCCCAAAATGGGAAGAAGCCCCCTCAAAATGGAAGGAAGACCCCTCAAAATGGAAGGAAGCCCCCCCAAAATGAGAAGACAACCCCCAAAATGGGAGGAAGCCCCCCCGAAATGGGAAGAAGGCCCCCCAAAATGGGAAGAAGGCCCCCCCAAATGGGAGGAAGCCCCCCCAAAACGGGAGGAAGCCCCCCCAAAACGGGAGGAAGCCCCCCCGACGGCTGCCCACCCACCTGCCTGTAGTCCTTGAAGTATTTGTAGGTCCTGCGGAGCTGCTGGATGCCCACGGGGTCTGCGGAGCCAAGGCCAAGCGCGGGTGAGGGGCCCCCGgcgtccctgctgtccccaaggGGGGTGACAgctcccccccccaaccccgccaCCCCCAATTGAggataaaaaccaaaacaccacccccccccccccccaaaaaaaaagccccttttGGGTAACAACGGGGCGTTAAAAGCATCGTAAAAGCCTCCGGCCGCGACACCCAAGTGTCAAAGGGCCCCGAGGACGCGACTGTCCCCTCCCGCGGTGGCTGTcaccccccccggccgccctgggggggtctgggggcgTCACTCACCGCCATCGAACTCATCGGGGATCTGCGGGGGCAAGAGGGAGGCGAAGGGTTAAGGTGGGGACAGAAGAaaggacggggggggggggacagaaAAAAGGACGTAAGGACGCAAAAAAGGATGGGGGGGAGGCGAAAAAGGATGGGGGGGGACAAAAAAGGATGGGGGGGACACGAAAAAAGGATGGGGGGAGGCGAAAAAGGGCGCAAAAAAGGACGGGGGGGCGCAAAAAAGGATGCGGGGGCGCAAAAAAAGGACGGGGGGGGCGCAAAAAAAGGATGCGGGGGCGCAAAAAAGGATGGGGGATGCAAAAAAAGGACGGGGGGACAGAAAAAGGGATGGGGGGGTGCAAAAAAGGATGGGGGGATGCAAAAAAGGATGGGGGGGTGCAAAAAAGGACGGGGGGACAGAAAAAGGGATGGGGGGGTGCAAAAAAGGATGGGGGGATGCAAAAAAGGATGGGGGGGGTGCAAAAAAGGATGGGGGGGTGCAAAAAAGGACATAAGGATGCAAAAAAGGATGGGGGGGACAGAAAAAAGGATGGGGGGGTGCAAAAAAGGATGGGGGGATGCAAAAAAGGATGGGGGGGTGCGAAAAAAGGATGGGGGGGTGCAAAAAAGGATGGGGGGGCGCAAAAAAGGATGGGGGGGATGCAAAAAAAAGGATGGGGGGGTGCGAAAAAAGGATGGGGGGGTGCAAAAAAGGACGGGGGGGTGCGAAAAAAGGATGGGGGGGACGCAAAAAAAAGGATGTGGGGACGCAAAAAAGGATGGGGGGGTGCGAAAAAAAGGATGGGGGGGTGCAAAAAAGGACATAAGGATGCAAAAAAAGGACGGGGGGACAGAAAAAAGGATGGGGGGGGTGCAAAAAAGGATGGGGGGGCGCAAAAAAGGATGGGGGGGATGCAAAAAAAGGACGGGGGGACAGAAAAAAGGACATAAGGACGCAAAAAAggacggggggggggcgcgAAAAAGGACGGGGGGGGACGCAAAAAAGGATGGGGGTACAGAAAAAAGGATGGGGGGTGCAAAAAAGGATGGGGGGACAGAAAAAAGGACATAAGGATGCAAAAAAGGATGGGGGGGCGCGAAAAAAGGATGGGGGGTGCAAAAAAGGATGGGGGGATGCAAAAAAGGATGGGGGGTGCAAAAAAGGATGGGGGGTGCAAAAAAGGATGTGGGGGACAGAAAAAAGGACATAAGGATGCAAAAAAGGATGGGGGGGTGCGAAAAAGGACGGGGGGGACGCAAAAAAGGACGGGGGTACAGAACAAAGGACATAAGGATGCAAAAAAGGATGGGGGGGTGCAAAAAAGGATGGGGGGGACAGAAAAAAGGACATAAGGACGCAAAAAAGGACGGGGGGGACAGAAAAAAGGACATAAGGATGCAAAAAAGGATGGGGGGGCGCGAAAAAAGGATGGGGGGGGACACAAAAAAAGGACGGGGAGACACAAGAAAGGACATAAGGACGCAAAAAAAAGGACGGGGGGACACAAGAAAAGGACATAAGGATGCAAAAAAGGACGGGGGGGTGCGAAAAAAGGATGGGGGGGCGCAAAAAAGGACATAAGGACGCAAAAAAGGACATAAGGACGCAAAAAAGGACATAAGGATgcaaaaaaggagggggggggggcgtgaaAAAAGGACGTGGGGATGCAAAAAAAGGATGGGGGGGTGCAAAAAAGGACGGGGGGGTGCcaaaaaggggcgggggggtgcaaaaaaagggcggggggggccaTAAAAAAGGACATAGGGACGTAAGGAAGGGCGGGGGGCCGCGGGTGCCAAGGCCCATTCGCAGGCAGGTGCCACCGATTCGgcgccgtgccccccgccccggccccggttgcggccccctccccgggcagcgggcgggggcaGGGCAATCGCAcccccccgggagccccgcACGAGGAACCCCGCTCGACACCTGCCAGATTCGCCAAAAAAGGGGCTTTGGGTGACAAAAACGAggggcggcagggccggggggacGCGGCGCTGCGTTTTTGGGGACGCGCAGCTGCGTTTTGGGGACACGGCGCTGCGTTTTGGGGACGCGGCGCTGCGTTTTGGGGACGCGCAGCTGCGTTTTGGGGACACGCTGCTGCGTTTTGGGGACACgcagctgcattttggggacacacagctgcattttggggaTGCGTTGCTGCGTTTTGGGGACACGGTGCTGCGTTTTGGGGACACGGTGCTGCATTTTGGGGACACGCTGCTGCGTTTTGGGGACGCGGCGCTGCATTTTGGGGAcacacagctgcattttggggacGCGTCGCTGCATTTTGGGGACACgcagctgcattttggggacACACTGCTACATTTTGGGGACACgcagctgcattttggggacACACTGCTACATTTTGGGGACACgcagctgcattttggggacacacagctgcattttggggacacgcagctgcattttggggacACACTGCTACATTTTGGGGACACACAGCTACATTTTGGGGACGCGTCGCTGCATTTTGGGGACACGCAGCTGCATTTTGGGGGACGCGTCGCTGCATTTTGGGGACACATTGCTACATTTTGGGGACACATTGCTACATTTTGGGGACACGGTGCTGCGTTTTGGGGAcacacagctgcattttggggacacacagctgcattttggggacGCGTCGCTGCATTTTGGGGACACgcagctgcattttggggacacgcagctgcattttggggacACATTGCTACATTTTGGGGACACGGTGCTGCGTTTTGGGGAcacacagctgcattttggggacGCGTCGCTGCATTTTGGGGACACGCAGCTGCGTTTTGGGGACACGGCGCTGCGTTTTGGGGACACGCTGCTGCATTTTGGGGACACGGCGCTGCATTTTGGGGATGCGTTGCTGCGTTTTGGGGACGCgcagctgcattttggggacACATTGCTACATTTTGGGGACACGGTGCTGCGTTTTGGGGAcacacagctgcattttggggacACACCGCTGCATTTTGGGGACGCGGCGCTGCATTTTGGGGACGCGGCGCTGCATTTTGGGGACAAGTTGCTGCGTTTTGGGGACACGTCACTGCATTTTGGGGACGCGTTGCTTCATTTTGGGGACACGCTGCTACATTTTGGGGACACGCAGCTGCGTTTTGGGGACACGCAGCTGCGTTTTGGGGACACGCAGCTGCGTTTTGGGGACACGCAGCTGCGTTTTGGGGATGCGTTGCTGCGTTTTGGGGACGCGTCGCTGCATTTTGGGGACGCGTCGCTTCGTTTTGGGGACATGCTGCTCCCTTTGGGGACATGTTGCTGCATTTTGGGGACGCGCCACTGCGTTTTGGGGAcatgttgctttgttttggggaCGTGCCGCTGCGTTTTGGGGACGTGCCGCTGCGTTTTGGGGACACGCCGCTGCGTTTTGGGGACACGCCGCTGCGTTTTGGGGACattgctctgttttggggaCGCGCCGCTTCATTTTGGGGACGCACCGCTTCATTTTGGGGACACGCTGCTCCCTTTGGGGACACGCCGCTGCATTTTGGGGACACATCGCTCCCtttggggacacggggccgCGACACGAAAACCCCAAAATAAGGGAAAACACGAGCGAAAGCGGACAGACCGCGgcaaggcagggaaaggagggagaggggaaaggcgctgtgtccccaaatgtccccaaatgtccccaaatgtccccaaaGGGTAGGGAGGGGACATCAGCGCGGCgtaaaataacacaaaaaaagggggggaacgGCCGCCGCGCGCCCCTCACCTTGGCGCCGTGCTCGTCCACCGCGTTGCTGCCTGCGGGAGAGAGCGGAGGTGAGGAGGGCCCGGGGGTGACgccgggggggggacaccgggggggggacaccggggggacaccgggggacGGCGGGGACTCACCGAAAACGTAGACGATGGCCacgccgccgccgg
Protein-coding sequences here:
- the TIMM50 gene encoding mitochondrial import inner membrane translocase subunit TIM50; translated protein: MAAAVAAAAAAAGRAVLACGACAALGPRRARTALGRAASGTAGTEAVLRERLRRHQATEGPPARTPGAEREEEGEEEERRRRERIAAARRVALRLAGLLGAGGGVAIVYVFGSNAVDEHGAKIPDEFDGDPVGIQQLRRTYKYFKDYRQMIIEPTSPKLLPDPLREPYYQPPYTLVIELTDVLLHPEWSLVTGWRFKKRPGIENLLQQLAPLYEIVVFTSETGMTAFPLIDSVDPHGFVSYRLFRDATRYMDGRHVKDISCLNRDPAKVVVVDCRREAFCLQPYNGLALPRWDGSSDDRALYDLAAFLK